A DNA window from Aythya fuligula isolate bAytFul2 chromosome 4, bAytFul2.pri, whole genome shotgun sequence contains the following coding sequences:
- the ALMS1 gene encoding Alstrom syndrome protein 1 has translation MDFIPLRGVPDVSCASEEHSKPLHVEEAACLADAGGSSDAPSDCFTLSQHPLSFRHGEPCDTSFSGGLSQQASCFSGHLLVDKEANEDGKNDANGKTPIPQTGDNLASSTSKAMLIQQSRLNKMEGSLAKQTCSTSAKDECFSYDNNVIAPGFELAQKEKGLQRHDEFSSSENSSCKTALTKNSEKCEREMQMEQETMAKTESEECVRHLEKLEKDKNISGLDFSNKLSDDLRKDSCKTSDVQDAFSAKTSEIARESEEHGADLNDFGSVKFVAVTNEPQGSLNPGFLDDHQKQASPAVRFEKEELVPVVTSTSDCTPKQLVMMDMEAPSSRGENALVEAEPGVRRGELTISDFSIERGHKLRDISPTFNFLIGDGSFFGHLARPSYQSTPGIFANKTEGEPSARVIKSDIQASPLCLNEENSGNLSTSTPTSVEKEHSLQCAQKENDKRFESLKLKYPHTGRIQSLPSLSFMEKVGTWNMSQSDKISDELASSHPSGISPRKKAHSAITSSLNNILSTQNSSRNPKNYLAAASGETHSLENLHCHKKNLEHVHPLTRSQSDNSVNVSGRITSLTDVVQPAISTEAMQPLEETSNVLRVSENRLGGSTIHKVTTEIVSGPTDKDAESDSTGQSSDPNGFVSSERVAQLLREGRNSPTDDQKNCDGLENQQLPHNLDIPTRHVSTDNLGDISQDSLNLPASSGESSQGGSGSAVSGHFFTSAEDDNFIPFATACLGTPEKEEFNIEERIPIYLRNLGIDQSPGTILTPFVPRGPIREVEFSPSELRTLKDSTDTLARTQQPQGEFLAAVEVTQTSLTSGTSTVSISIPMNSAVGSDILSPSELSPNFSRSFGDKPVSPCSMPCHQVEITAPLSTHQEAEHSAVSKVAEPDQHLQTVSPDCHSDRESPMLAAKRVQDLLVKNELKDVSSSSQRLTASSLAGVKGEMDVERGSQTSSTGSERDKGQERDSQIGSGALQEICKLLAEAEVIAGSWCDPVFSSASSRETGKSSSALIKKEDGPKDSVLEKDSVLWFQKILSQGETMTQRNMQEEGSVIKPLDSHKGNLRWGSSSAVNLRSSEEMIKEMTKEFRMGKSVGRSEPEGCSSVTTDRNQPGVVAVAQSNASSKLSTERTSELGNPSSSEPLGSAANVPGSFQSFLPKASVAGSKAGGMQESDGSSSGDSLSAHVKSLLRNPSSVPLNSITDVAGGFQSMLSKASTAGSKAGGMQESDGSSSGDSLAAHVKSLLRNPPSEPRGSITDVPGGFQSVLSKASVAGSKAGGMQESDGSSSGDSLAARVKSLLRSGSPATQVLSMDEEERKARAWVKLKLASRSQESVSDLNEEDRQRIEEIKAELLLSAKKSGLTKGARSCSLEAASGYGRNQEQDVDYFKALSDKRCHADSQTQASRTKELLESSLQEVVPLYRANPPDPCLLEDTPFKSPSAVQTPVCSQRQPVASSHSAGIVGLHSPVQKERDRCVLRSAAASDVQTEVHLPAQKKLSFPKCSEEMSKQITSITFSSRKRFQSPLTSMALGGSLNGDALDGLMPLEVGSASAEEQSHGKQHWERSKACPPSSPVLSGSQSNEMAFAADRARFHHVSAGSDRAGAYQEADCLSEQDSVGIRADERQTLSAKNPDILSEDVTELGRRGAKILGLDSAAGFSQGTSGLREPPSVTSDQQEESSPPGHIQVCESLEGSRPAVQTDLLKGHVKLLEEEQRPSDAVPLVQKEAPGEQTGASRHSPPDEVLSTISVSPSPIKKALSCVHITLSPKCHNSEPHRDLDAAHEMRLGDKPEVNTLRVPLKTPQALLEAVSEFPTAALIPEDQRGSSFPMPVSSAGRCLVLSSFPSTAAQELPPQGSESLQAVGSGGCDLKNICNSVAPAETGKSTSDATTQITTESPEKTTFSAEIYVNSQDGENITHQSSLQKRREFPPNTTAALNKISSFPRQGDQPLLLPYKPSGSTGMYYVPYVRAGSKISPVGSETSVKSSHSGSNDALPSRFPANVLGLRDDNPPDSTAIKHKEGSYSKRAKPKLAWAEEQMIPVEAAPEHTDHLKSVKTTHSVFKSAQFYLHHPMSMRESSFQSNSEPSEDGSGVGRARPASSAVFQNWKNAHHRKRVFSARHKNDGENEFFPLAAEADHSKNEDLNVGTSPESEISRKELPQHGRRDSEQKAAKSYPLAFSHTTCLHENVEKELPLRQRTHSTGSLDDLWVKFLERQKRYQHHDFRGNGELSLVERLDRLARVLQNPIKHTLIPARSGKNVFERKYKIREQKKVRLPEKSTSESTSEPLAACGEERPFINHDENSFVELRKSRSGEKTICHMHKILEHQQYLETSSDTSSESRLSKDHCTTISSTVSESDGVTQTELETVTQTEVSSSISTIDTARLIRAFGHERVQVSPRLSQLYCTIDHQKSRSEKWDKGSSRAVGVEYPKVTAEKHRKRKETQKAIHVSLDSTSSSSCSWGPSSALSNKRRTRMLNKGVQAGDLEIVNSATKKNTRDVGVTFPTPRPSQPTQRPRKPWHCVDGIFGESAGMVTDHQAAGSKGISWFVQAEDLKSESRKENFSNSCPGPSWFEPLTNTKPWREPLREKNWQEQQHSTVTQPAIPERGAETRAFRPLVKLTLQEALAVHRPDFISRSGERVKHLKLVMEERRIQSVLQSEREELFNPPEKRKGYRNASHMLSDRGYLVKEKRKTIPKSEMVQRSKRIYEQLPEVQKKREEEKRKLEYNSYRLKAQLYKMKITNRVLGRKVPWN, from the exons AGGAGTCCCTGATGTTTCTTGTGCTTCTGAGGAGCATTCAAAGCCTTTGCACGTGGAAGAAGCTGCGTGTCTGGCAGATGCAGGAGGATCCTCTGATGCACCCAGTGACTGCTTCACTTTGTCTCAGCATCCGCTTTCGTTCAGACACGGGGAACCTTGTGATACCAGTTTTAGTGGTGGTTTGTCTCAGCAAGCCTCTTGTTTTTCTGGACATCTACTTGTGGACAAGGAGGCAAATGAAGACGGCAAAAATGATGCTAATGGGAAGACACCGATCCCCCAAACAGGTGACAATTTAGCAAGCTCCACTTCAAAAGCGATGCTAATCCAGCAAAGTAGACTGAACAAAATGGAAGGTTCTCTTGCAAAGCAGACCTGTAGTACTTCTGCAAAAGATGAATGTTTCTCTTATGACAACAATGTGATAGCTCCTGGTTTTGAGcttgcacagaaggaaaaagggttACAGAGGCACGATGAGTTCTCATCTTCTGAAAACTCCTCTTGTAAAACAGCACTGActaagaattcagaaaaatgtgagaGAGAGATGCAGATGGAGCAGGAAACAATGGCTAAGACAGAGTCAGAAGAATGTGTGAGACACCTagagaagctggaaaaagaCAAGAATATTTCTGGGCTTGATTTCTCTAATAAGTTGTCTGATGATTTGAGGAAAGACAGTTGTAAAACCTCAGATGTACAAGATGCATTTTCTGCAAAGACATCTGAAATAGCCAGGGAGTCCGAGGAGCATGGAGCAGATTTGAATGACTTTGGAAGTGTGAAATTCGTGGCTGTTACTAATGAACCCCAGGGTTCATTGAACCCAGGGTTCCTAGATGATCATCAGAAACAAGCATCTCCTGCAGTAAGATTTGAGAAAGAGGAGCTTGTCCCTGTTGTGACAAGCACTAGTGATTGTACACCTAAACAACTCGTCATGATGGACATGGAAGCTCCTTCTTCACGTGGTGAGAATGCCCTAGTGGAAGCAGAACCTGGAGTGCGCAGGGGTGAATTAactatttcagatttttccatAGAAAGGGGACATAAACTTAGAGACATTTCCCCTACATTTAATTTCCTCATAGGTGATGGCTCGTTCTTTGGACACCTTGCTCGTCCAAGCTATCAGTCTACTCCAGGGATATTTGCAAACAAAACTGAGGGAGAACCCAGTGCTCGAGTGATCAAATCAGATATTCAGGCCTCTCCTTTGTgcttaaatgaagaaaattctgGGAACTTGTCTACCAGTACACCTACATCTGTTGAGAAGGAACATTCTCTGCAATgtgctcagaaagaaaatgacaaacgCTTTGAGtccttaaaactgaaatatccTCACACTGGAAGAATTCAGTCCCTCCCATCACTTAGCTTCATGGAGAAGGTGGGGACTTGGAATATGAGCCAGTCAGACAAGATATCTGATGAACTGGCTTCGTCTCACCCAAGTGGAATTTCTCCAAGAAAGAAAGCCCACAGTGCAATTACCAGTTCTTTGAACAATATTTTGTCAACCCAAAATAGTAGTAGAAACCCTAAAAATtatcttgctgctgcttctggagagACACATTCCCTGGAAAATTTGCACTGTCATAAGAAAAACTTAGAGCATGTTCACCCTCTTACTAGATCTCAGTCTGACAATTCAGTAAATGTCTCCGGTAGGATCACCTCCCTGACTGACGTTGTTCAGCCAGCAATCTCAACAGAGGCGATGCAGCCTTTAGAAGAAACGAGTAATGTTTTAAGAGTGTCTGAAAATAGATTAGGAGGCTCCACGATACACAAGGTTACAACTGAGATTGTTTCTGGACCTACTGATAAAGATGCTGAAAGTGACAGTACAGGACAAAGCTCAGACCCAAATGGCTTCGTTTCCAGTGAAAGAGTTGCTCAGCTCCTTAGAGAGGGTAGAAACTCTCCAACTGATGACCAGAAGAATTGTGATGGTCTTGAAAATCAACAACTTCCTCATAACTTAGATATTCCTACTCGTCATGTCAGCACGGACAATTTAGGGGATATTTCCCAAGATAGTTTGAATCTTCCCGCTAGTTCTGGGGAAAGTAGCCAGGGGGGCTCAGGCTCAGCAGTTTCTGGACACTTCTTCACCAGTGCAGAAGACGATAACTTCATCCCCTTTGCAACAGCTTGTTTGGGAACTCCGGAAAAAGAAGAGTTTAATATTGAAGAAAGGATCCCA ATATACCTTCGCAACCTCGGCATTGATCAGTCACCTGGAACTATACTGACGCCGTTTGTGCCCCGAGGACCCATCAGGGAAGTTGAATTTTCCCCTTCAGAGCTCAGAACGCTGAAGGACTCCACGGACACGCTGGCGAGGACCCAGCAGCCCCAAG GTGAATTTCTGGCAGCAGTTGAAGTGACACAAACAAGTTTGACCTCTGGCACTTCCACTGTCAGTATTTCTATACCAATGAATTCAGCGGTTGGCTCTGATATTCTGTCGCCTAGTGAACTCTCTCCCAACTTCTCCAGATCTTTTGGAGACAAACCTGTGAGTCCGTGCAGTATGCCGTGCCACCAAGTGGAGATAACTGCTCCACTTTCCACACACCAGGAGGCAGAACATTCAGCTGTCTCCAAGGTAGCTGAACCAGACCAGCACCTGCAGACTGTTTCACCTGACTGCCATTCTGACAGAGAGAGTCCCATGCTGGCTGCAAAACGTGTTCAGGATCTGCTAGTTAAAAATGAGTTGAAAGACGTGAGTAGCAGCTCACAGAGACTGACTGCCAGTTCTTTGGCTGGAGTGAAAGGTGAAATGGATGTTGAGAGAGGTTCACAAACATCGAGTACAGGTAGTGAGAGAGATAAGGGTCAGGAAAGAGATTCTCAGATTGGATCTGGTGCACTGCAAGAAATATGTAAGCTTTTGGCAGAGGCAGAGGTTATAGCTGGAAGCTGGTGTGACCCTGTCTTTTCCAGTGCCTCTTCTAGAGAAACTGGCAAGTCTTCCTCAGCGCTGATTAAAAAGGAGGATGGCCCTAAAGATTCTGTGTTGGAGAAAGACAGTGTCCTTTGGTTTCAGAAGATACTGTCACAAGGTGAGACTATGACCCAAAGAAATATGCAAGAAGAGGGATCGGTAATAAAGCCTCTGGATTCCCACAAAGGCAATTTAAGATGGGGAAGCTCTTCTGCTGTCAATTTGCGTAGCAGTGAAGAGATGATAAAGGAGATGACCAAAGAGTTTAGGATGGGGAAGTCTGTAGGAAGGTCTGAGCCAGAAGGCTGTAGCAGCGTAACTACAGACAGAAATCAACCTGGTGTTGTGGCTGTTGCACAAAGCAATGCAAGTAGCAAACTCAGCACTGAAAGAACTTCAGAGTTGGGGAATCCTTCTTCATCTGAGCCTCTCGGCAGTGCTGCCAATGTTCCAGGAAGCTTCCAGAGCTTCTTGCCTAAAGCTAGTGTAGCTGGAAGCAAGGCAGGAGGCATGCAAGAGAGCGATGGCAGTAGCAGTGGAGATTCCCTTTCTGCCCATGTCAAAAGTCTGCTGAGGAATCCGTCTTCAGTGCCTCTAAACAGCATCACTGATGTCGCAGGAGGTTTCCAGAGCATGTTGTCAAAAGCCAGCACAGCTGGAAGCAAGGCAGGAGGCATGCAAGAGAGCGATGGCAGTAGCAGTGGAGATTCCCTTGCTGCCCATGTCAAAAGCCTGCTGAGGAATCCTCCTTCAGAGCCTCGAGGCAGCATCACTGATGTCCCAGGAGGCTTCCAGAGCGTGTTGTCAAAAGCAAGTGTAGCTGGAAGCAAGGCAGGAGGCATGCAAGAGAGCGATGGCAGTAGCAGTGGAGACTCGCTGGCAGCCCGTGTCAAAAGCTTGCTGAGAAGTGGATCACCTGCGACACAAGTTCTGAGCATGGatgaagaggagaggaaagcacGAG CATGGGTGAAGCTAAAGCTGGCCAGCCGATCTCAGGAATCTGTGTCAGACTTGAATGAAGAGGACCGCCAAAGAATAGAGGAGATaaaggcagagctgcttttgagTGCCAAGAAATCTGGACTAACCAAG gGTGCACGGAGTTGCAGTTTGGAAGCTGCTTCTGGCTATGGCCGTAATCAGGAACAGGACGTAGACTATTTCAAAGCTTTGAGTGACAAAAGATGTCATGCTGACAGCCAAACACAAGCCTCCAGGACTAAGGAGCTTTTAGAGTCGAGCTTACAAGAAGTCGTGCCTTTATACAGAGCTAATCCTCCTGATCCTTGCCTTCTGGAGGATACACCCTTTAAATCTCCGAGTGCTGTTCAAACGCCTGTCTGCAGCCAGCGTCAGCCAGTTGCAAGCAGTCATTCTGCTGGCATCGTTGGGCTTCACTCCCCAGTGCAGAAGGAACGGGACAGATGCGTGCTGAggtctgcagctgcttctgatGTGCAGACAGAAGTCCATTTGCCAGCTCAGAAGAAGCTGTCTTTTCCAAAATGTTCCGAAGAGATGTCTAAGCAAATTACCTCCATCACCTTTTCATCCCGAAAACGTTTCCAGTCACCTCTGACTTCCATGGCACTCGGTGGCAGTCTTAATGGAGATGCTCTCGATGGGTTAATGCCTTTGGAGGTTGGTTCTGCTAGTGCTGAGGAACAGAGCCATGGCAAACAACACTGGGAAAGATCTAAGGCTTGTCCTCCTTCAAGTCCAGTTCTCTCTGGCTCACAGTCTAATGAGATGGCATTTGCTGCTGACAGAGCCAGGTTTCATCATGTCTCTGCTGGCAGTGACAGAGCTGGAGCTTATCAAGAAGCAGACTGTTTGTCAGAGCAGGATTCTGTAGGCATCCGTGCTGATGAGAGGCAGACCCTTAGTGCAAAAAATCCTGACATTCTGTCTGAAGATGTGACTGAATTGGGCAGGCGTGGTGCCAAAATCCTGGGGCTAGACTCTGCTGCAGGATTCAGCCAAGGTACGAGTGGGCTTCGTGAACCCCCTTCTGTAACCTCTGAccagcaggaggagagcagccctCCTGGCCACATCCAGGTGTGTGAGAGCTTAGAGGGTTCCCGTCCAGCCGTACAAACTGACTTGCTGAAGGGCCACGTTAAGCTGTTGGAAGAAGAGCAACGTCCTTCTGATGCAGTGCCTCTCGTTCAGAAAGAGGCTCCCGGAGAGCAAACCGGTGCGTCTCGCCATTCACCTCCAGATGAGGTTTTATCCACCATATCTGTGTCTCCGTCGCCAATTAAGAAAGCGCTGTCTTGTGTCCACATAACTCTTTCCCCAAAATGTCATAACTCAGAGCCGCACAGGGACTTGGATGCTGCACATGAGATGAGATTGGGGGATAAACCTGAAGTCAATACCCTACGGGTGCCTTTAAAAACTCCCCAAGCTTTATTAGAAGCTGTTTCGGAGTTCCCAACTGCTGCCCTTATTCCAGAAGATCAGAGAGGTTCATCTTTCCCCATGCCAGTGTCTTCAGCAGGTCGCTGCCTggtgctttcttcttttccgAGCACAGCAGCCCAAGAGCTGCCTCCACAAGGCAGTGAGAGTCTGCAGGCTGTGGGTTCAGGGGGATGTGACCTGAAGAACATCTGCAACTCCGTAGCTCCTGCAGAAACTGGGAAAAGTACCTCTGATGCCACCACCCAGATAACAACAGAAAGTCCTGAAAAAACCAccttttcagcagaaatttATGTTAATTCACAAGACGGCGAAAATATTACCCATCAGTCGTCTCTCCAGAAAAGACGTGAATTTCCCCCAAACACAACTGCAGCTCTTAACAAAATTTCCTCTTTCCCGAGGCAGGGTG ATCAGCCGTTACTGCTGCCGTATAAACCTTCTGGAAGCACTGGGATGTATTATGTTCCTTATGTCAGAGCAGGATCCAAAATTTCTCCAGTTGGATCAGAAACTAGCGTTAAGAGCTCTCACTCAG GATCAAATGATGCTCTTCCATCAAGGTTTCCAGCAAATGTGCTTGGTTTAAGAGATGATAATCCTCCAGACAGCACGGCTATCAAGCATAAAGAAGGAAGTTACAGTAAGAGGGCGAAGCCCAAGCTAGCCTGGGCTGAAGAACAAATGATACCCGTGGAGGCTGCCCCAG aACACACGGATCATTTAAAGTCTGTGAAAACGACTCATTCGGTCTTCAAGTCTGCCCAGTTCTACCTTCATCATCCCATGTCCATGCGTGAGAGCTCCTTCCAGTCGAACAGCGAGCCCTCAGAGGATGGTTCAGGTGTTGGACGTGCTAGACCTGCCTCAAGTGCTGTCTTCCAGAACTGGAAGAATGCACATCACCGTAAACGTGTTTTCTCTGCCCGTCATAAGAACGATGGTGAAAACGAGTTCTTCCCGCTCGCTGCAGAAGCAGATCACAGCAAGAACGAGGATCTAAATGTTGGTACGTCTCCAGAGAGTGAAATTTCTAGAAAGGAGCTGCCTCAACACGGCAGAAGAGACTCAGAACAAAAGGCAGCTAAAAGTTATCCTTTAGCATTTAGCCACACAACTTGTCTTCATGAGAATGTGGAGAAAGAGCTGCCACTGAGGCAGAGAACCCACTCCACTGGTAGCTTGGATGACCTCTGGGTTAAGTTTCTGGAGCGCCAGAAGAGATACCAGCACCATGATTTTAGGGGTAACGGTGAGCTCTCCCTCGTTGAGCGCCTCGATCGATTGGCCAGGGTCCTTCAGAATCCCATTAAGCACACACTAATACCAGCAAGATCAGGAAagaatgtttttgaaagaaaatataagataAGGGAGCAGAAGAAAGTGAGGCTGCCAGAAAAGAGCACGTCTGAAAGTACCTCGGAGCCTCTTGCAGCATGTGGTGAAGAAAGGCCATTTATCAACCACGatgaaaacagctttgttgAGCTTAGGAAAAGTAGGTCAGGAGAGAAAACGATTTGCCACATGCATAAAATTTTGGAGCACCAGCAGTACTTGGAAACTTCTAGTGACACTTCCTCGGAGAGCAGGCTTAGTAAAGATCACTGCACCACAATCAGTTCCACCGTCTCTGAATCAGATGGGGTAACCCAAACAGAGCTGGAAACTGTTACTCAGACTGAGGTGAGCAGTTCCATTTCCACCATCGACACCGCCAGGCTCATCAGGGCTTTTGGGCATGAAAGAGTGCAGGTGTCACCACGACTTTCCCAGCTTTACTGCACCATCGACCACCAGAAGAGTCGCTCTGAGAAGTGGGacaagggaagcagcagagcgGTGGGCGTAGAATATCCCAAGGTTACTGCTGAGAAACACAGGAAACGGAAAGAGACCCAG AAGGCAATCCATGTTTCATTGGATTCAACTTCTTCGAGCAGCTGTTCTTGGGGGCCAAGCTCAGCTCTCAGTAACAAGCGACGAACACGGATGTTAAACAAAGGTGTCCAAGCAG GAGACTTGGAGATTGTGAACAGTGCAACTAAGAAAAACACCCGGGATGTTGGTGTGACTTTTCCTACACCAAGGCCCAGCCAGCCAACTCAACGGCCACGGAAACCCTGGCATTGTGTCGATGGTATTTTTGGAGAGTCAGCTGGTATGGTCACAGATCATCAGGCAGCAGGAAGCAAGG gaaTTTCATGGTTTGTCCAAGCAGAGGATTTGAAATCTGAATCgaggaaagaaaacttttccaaTTCTTGTCCTGGTCCGTCTTGGTTTGAACCACTGACCAACACGAAGCCCTGGAGGGAGCCTCTCCGAGAGAAGAACtggcaagagcagcagcacagcaccgtGACTCAGCCAGCAATTCCAGAAAGAGGTGCTGAGACCAGGGCCTTTCGGCCACTTGTGAAGCTTACGCTACAG GAGGCTCTTGCAGTGCATCGCCCTGATTTCATCTCTCGCTCTGGCGAGCGTGTGAAGCACCTGAAACTTGTAATGGAGGAAAGGAGGATACAGAGCGTGCTGCAGTCTGAACGTGAAGAGCTATTTAATCCtccagagaaaaggaagggctACAGGAATGCAAGTCACATGCTGTCTGACAGAG GTTACCTggttaaagaaaagagaaaaacaattccGAAGAGTGAAATGGTTCAAAGATCTAAACG GATCTACGAGCAGCTGCCAGAGGTGCAGAAGAAGCGAGAGGAAGAGAAGCGAAAATTGGAATACAACTCATACCGCCTGAAAGCACAGCTTTACAAGATG